One genomic region from Candidatus Mesenet endosymbiont of Agriotes lineatus encodes:
- a CDS encoding class I SAM-dependent methyltransferase, with protein sequence MINTYLKNLIKEKGAISMYEFMNIALYHNKYGYYMKKVPFGNDFITAPEISQLFSEMISIWLMVSWKKIKGDFILVELGPGRGTLVNDILRVTQKFTEFYNSMSVHLVEISPTLGHIQKQNLKNFQVHWHDSIHTLPEKPTLLIANEFFDSLPIKQFVYSQGKWYENKITVENEVFKVTKQKVKEQKEELPDSAVVEVCPTGMEIIKEIERKIKKNKGSALIIDYGYLNPPYRSTIQSIKEHKYNDFLKNIGDADITAHVNFKALQGYLQNTEATIMTQREFLYSLGIMERTNMLMQNVTNEKRDQILKGFLRITENMGTLFKVMIIYPINENKVF encoded by the coding sequence ATGATAAACACATACCTTAAAAATCTGATAAAAGAAAAAGGAGCCATATCAATGTATGAATTTATGAATATAGCTTTATATCATAACAAGTATGGGTATTACATGAAGAAGGTACCGTTTGGCAACGATTTTATCACCGCACCTGAAATTAGTCAGTTGTTTAGCGAAATGATATCAATATGGCTTATGGTGTCATGGAAAAAAATAAAAGGTGATTTCATTTTAGTTGAACTTGGTCCTGGTAGAGGAACGCTAGTAAATGACATACTAAGAGTTACACAGAAATTCACAGAGTTTTATAATTCTATGTCGGTACATTTAGTAGAAATTAGCCCAACTTTAGGGCACATTCAAAAACAGAACTTAAAAAATTTTCAGGTGCATTGGCATGATAGCATTCATACTTTGCCGGAAAAACCAACGCTTCTTATTGCCAATGAATTTTTTGATTCTCTACCTATTAAGCAATTTGTTTATAGTCAAGGTAAGTGGTATGAAAATAAAATTACAGTCGAAAATGAAGTTTTTAAAGTTACAAAACAGAAAGTTAAAGAACAAAAAGAAGAATTGCCTGACAGTGCAGTGGTAGAAGTATGCCCAACAGGAATGGAGATAATAAAAGAAATAGAAAGAAAAATAAAAAAAAATAAAGGTTCAGCATTAATAATAGATTATGGTTATTTAAACCCACCATATAGAAGTACTATACAATCTATAAAAGAACATAAATATAATGATTTTCTTAAAAATATAGGAGATGCAGATATTACAGCACACGTGAACTTTAAAGCTCTACAAGGTTACCTGCAAAACACAGAAGCAACAATAATGACCCAAAGAGAATTTTTGTATTCTTTGGGAATAATGGAGAGAACGAACATGCTGATGCAGAATGTTACTAATGAAAAAAGAGATCAAATTTTAAAAGGATTTTTAAGAATTACCGAAAATATGGGTACATTATTTAAAGTGATGATTATTTATCCTATTAACGAAAACAAGGTTTTTTAG
- a CDS encoding ClpXP protease specificity-enhancing factor SspB has translation MSKYNKLINIMMYMVIRDALNIMSQSKSESCHIRMSFLTNANNVVIPDYLKKEYPSEMPIVLQHQFDDLVVSDCNFSVVLRFHGKKERIAVPFVAITKYCDVNCGFSVDFNKNLSDEAEIFLRKNHFLFSQIQNTAKQNSSQNVIFLNNFLKDS, from the coding sequence ATGAGTAAATATAATAAATTAATTAATATTATGATGTATATGGTCATTAGGGATGCACTTAATATCATGTCACAAAGTAAATCAGAAAGCTGTCATATTAGGATGTCTTTTCTGACAAATGCAAACAACGTTGTAATACCAGATTATTTAAAGAAGGAATATCCCAGTGAAATGCCCATTGTCCTTCAACATCAATTTGATGATTTAGTAGTGAGTGATTGCAACTTTAGCGTAGTTCTAAGATTCCATGGTAAAAAAGAAAGAATAGCAGTACCTTTTGTAGCAATCACTAAATATTGTGATGTGAACTGCGGTTTTTCAGTAGATTTTAATAAAAATTTGTCAGATGAAGCGGAGATATTTTTGAGAAAAAATCATTTCTTATTCTCACAAATACAAAACACTGCAAAACAAAATAGCTCACAGAATGTTATCTTTTTAAATAACTTTTTAAAAGATAGTTAA
- a CDS encoding P44/Msp2 family outer membrane protein — translation MNISYKDFLSKGLVVTLLTFIPTHSFSAPVTLSKYFSAHYHGEFFNSIGEFDGKEDAAGAKTEKIIGYYNKSGEVGVYRPEYKPGLAASIAHGYSIEHSDVFGSFRVEGEMLYSQINVKDDGYVEKDDKDNAKREMTNQVELIRDLATSDGADGNQTANWVTNVSNDVNNREYRAAFKMKNEGFNNVAAMANVYYDWPLQGNSKVAPYFGIGGGITRIEHLKVAEYAFAYQGKVGVNYTIAPNAKFFVGYRFFNRLGDKFNKVKPLYEIPADPRRMESTTATIKNKFAVAGVEAGLILHF, via the coding sequence ATGAATATTTCTTATAAAGATTTTTTATCGAAGGGTTTGGTGGTAACTCTTCTTACATTTATTCCCACCCATTCTTTCTCTGCACCTGTTACTCTTTCAAAGTATTTTAGTGCTCATTATCATGGTGAGTTCTTCAATAGCATAGGGGAGTTTGATGGTAAGGAAGACGCAGCTGGGGCTAAGACAGAAAAAATTATTGGTTATTATAATAAAAGTGGTGAAGTAGGTGTGTATAGGCCTGAATATAAACCAGGGCTTGCAGCTAGTATTGCACATGGCTATTCAATAGAACATTCAGATGTTTTTGGAAGTTTTAGGGTTGAAGGTGAGATGCTTTATTCTCAAATTAACGTTAAAGATGATGGTTACGTAGAGAAGGATGATAAGGATAATGCAAAAAGGGAAATGACTAATCAGGTTGAGCTAATACGTGATCTAGCAACTTCAGATGGTGCCGATGGTAATCAAACTGCAAATTGGGTTACCAATGTTAGTAATGATGTAAATAATCGTGAGTATAGAGCTGCATTTAAAATGAAAAATGAAGGTTTTAATAACGTTGCTGCTATGGCTAATGTTTACTATGACTGGCCTTTACAAGGCAATTCTAAAGTTGCCCCATATTTTGGTATTGGTGGTGGAATAACCAGAATTGAGCATTTAAAAGTAGCAGAGTATGCTTTTGCTTATCAAGGCAAAGTTGGCGTCAATTACACTATAGCCCCTAATGCGAAGTTTTTTGTTGGCTATCGTTTCTTCAATAGGCTTGGTGATAAATTTAATAAGGTCAAACCGTTGTATGAAATTCCTGCCGATCCTAGGCGTATGGAATCAACCACTGCAACAATTAAAAATAAATTTGCTGTAGCTGGTGTTGAAGCTGGTTTAATACTTCATTTCTAA